A window of Modestobacter versicolor contains these coding sequences:
- a CDS encoding ferredoxin, giving the protein MTRVVVDREVCMSAGVCEMEAPGVFELDADGVLQVGEVTDADAVETAVRSCPTGALQLVD; this is encoded by the coding sequence GTGACCCGGGTGGTGGTGGACCGGGAGGTCTGCATGAGCGCCGGGGTCTGCGAGATGGAGGCGCCGGGGGTGTTCGAGCTCGACGCCGACGGCGTGCTGCAGGTCGGCGAGGTCACCGACGCCGACGCCGTGGAGACCGCCGTCCGGTCCTGCCCGACCGGGGCGCTGCAGCTGGTCGACTAG